A portion of the Spirochaetales bacterium genome contains these proteins:
- a CDS encoding BatD family protein, with protein MKNGTNVPLNVFIISVLLIFLMTPAAAAADDLAAVASVEKSDVFLGEDFIYQISVKGSNSPEQPQLSGISGFDVSYLGGADQSNSFTIIINGEKTVNESKAYIFQYRLTPRQTGTLTIPSVMVRAEGKNLATSPIVIRVSKPEEVADYKFRLRFSKTSCYIGDSITVTAVWYFAKNVQDPSFNVPLFEDNHFRVVTPEIKREPGKEYLQLRVGSEQVVTEYSENGSLDGRKYNTITFKKILIPRLPGRVTVPQASVTFNGVYEYRRVRDFWGTREQPLFRRFSIPSNTATLSLLPLPEATKPLYFSGLVGTYSLSARAAPTDVRVGDPITVALTLKGDGYLEEADLPPLHEIPELAGDFKIPEDMSPGEIRDGGKVFTQTFRAKHEHITAIPEISIPFFNPKSGKYDYMTTKPIPISVRPAANELTVLDLEGRDPLELQRILEVWEEGIAHNYEGDDVLGTSMANLIAFIGNPFIFLVMVLPFAAYLVLLFIFRIRPVLLGDRQTLMVKNTLISLKKAVEGVRAAGTPDASFAEKIMECLKAYLAAKTGHKAASLTYNDIVEPLLRHGVSGKAMETLKKVFDACEASHYAGGAFLPEDIKQLADQTEASAEEIERSYA; from the coding sequence ATGAAGAACGGGACGAATGTACCATTGAACGTATTCATCATAAGCGTGCTTTTGATTTTTCTGATGACGCCGGCAGCGGCGGCCGCGGATGATCTCGCAGCGGTCGCTTCCGTCGAGAAAAGCGATGTATTCCTGGGTGAGGATTTCATCTACCAGATTTCGGTCAAAGGGAGTAATTCCCCGGAGCAGCCGCAGCTTTCGGGTATTTCGGGATTCGATGTCTCATATCTGGGGGGCGCCGACCAGTCGAATTCGTTTACCATCATCATCAATGGTGAAAAAACGGTCAACGAAAGCAAGGCGTATATTTTTCAGTACCGGCTGACCCCGCGGCAGACGGGCACACTCACGATCCCGTCGGTGATGGTAAGGGCCGAGGGAAAGAACCTCGCGACCTCGCCGATCGTAATACGGGTGTCGAAGCCGGAAGAAGTCGCGGATTACAAGTTTCGTCTCCGGTTTTCGAAGACGAGCTGTTATATCGGTGACAGCATCACGGTCACGGCAGTATGGTATTTCGCGAAGAATGTTCAGGATCCGTCTTTCAATGTGCCGCTGTTCGAGGACAATCACTTCAGGGTCGTCACCCCGGAGATAAAGAGGGAACCGGGAAAGGAATATTTACAGCTTCGGGTCGGTAGCGAACAGGTCGTTACCGAATATTCCGAGAACGGATCGCTCGACGGAAGAAAATACAATACGATCACGTTTAAAAAAATACTTATCCCCAGGCTTCCGGGCAGGGTGACGGTGCCGCAGGCAAGCGTCACTTTTAACGGGGTATATGAATACAGACGGGTAAGGGACTTCTGGGGGACGAGGGAACAGCCCCTTTTCAGGCGTTTTTCCATACCGTCGAACACGGCAACACTTTCGCTGCTTCCATTGCCGGAAGCGACCAAACCGCTTTATTTCTCCGGTCTTGTCGGCACCTACTCACTGTCGGCCCGTGCCGCCCCCACCGACGTCCGCGTGGGCGATCCAATTACCGTCGCGCTTACCCTGAAAGGGGACGGGTATCTCGAAGAAGCCGATCTTCCGCCGCTTCACGAGATTCCGGAACTGGCGGGAGATTTCAAGATTCCGGAGGACATGTCTCCCGGTGAAATAAGGGACGGCGGAAAGGTGTTTACCCAGACATTCAGGGCAAAACACGAACATATAACCGCGATTCCCGAAATCTCGATTCCATTTTTCAATCCGAAATCGGGAAAGTATGATTATATGACGACAAAACCGATTCCAATTTCAGTCCGTCCGGCCGCGAATGAACTCACGGTGCTCGATTTGGAGGGGAGGGACCCCCTCGAACTCCAGCGGATTCTGGAGGTGTGGGAAGAGGGGATCGCCCATAACTACGAGGGTGATGATGTTCTCGGAACATCAATGGCCAACCTGATCGCCTTTATCGGCAATCCTTTCATCTTCCTCGTTATGGTACTCCCCTTTGCCGCTTATCTCGTCCTTCTTTTTATCTTCAGAATACGGCCGGTCCTTCTCGGCGACAGACAGACGTTGATGGTGAAAAACACCCTGATATCGCTTAAAAAGGCGGTGGAAGGGGTTCGCGCCGCCGGGACGCCGGATGCTTCGTTTGCAGAAAAAATCATGGAGTGCCTGAAGGCTTACCTTGCGGCAAAGACGGGTCACAAAGCCGCCTCACTTACCTATAACGATATCGTCGAACCGCTTCTGCGGCACGGGGTATCCGGAAAGGCAATGGAAACCCTGAAAAAGGTGTTCGATGCGTGTGAAGCGAGTCATTATGCCGGCGGCGCTTTCCTCCCCGAAGATATCAAACAGCTTGCCGACCAGACTGAAGCGAGTGCGGAGGAAATCGAAAGGAGTTACGCATGA
- a CDS encoding VWA domain-containing protein, protein MFFTIEGIKKIEKIKWREIEPGMIFLGGILINDTVPYELRGFPVLTAGLIEELKDRYRFLYERDILVARVYPGIRPVTISRRIRDGEEFVQKLNAVRSSYFSEKKIVFEKASLTDPLDKPLSETECVNPAACIKDRYNSFTLPFTPGSSTLVPSLFKNPDTVVSLGHLLSRGTSLPFSLPRDRKVLLHCVVDYSGGVKEKENWDAVNAALRFLHTRLVPLLKGTELRLYAFSDECKPLFYPLSGREIPQKERRYASFIKKVLHHKDRDICNKIILFTDGLPDDRADTFHYIGLFKKNRIDYTQLVFGGKERGAERQYIEAATEIADAACGNQYIIADTSCTSPLTAELYDRYLGLLNLLETPSREEKSRTEAEQKESGLGTQENIHKKKITKWRPPVIKREK, encoded by the coding sequence ATGTTCTTTACTATTGAAGGAATCAAAAAGATAGAAAAAATCAAATGGCGTGAGATAGAACCGGGGATGATCTTTCTGGGGGGCATCCTCATCAATGACACGGTTCCCTATGAACTCAGGGGCTTTCCCGTTCTCACGGCGGGGCTTATCGAAGAACTCAAAGACCGGTACCGTTTCCTCTATGAACGTGATATTCTGGTCGCGCGGGTTTACCCCGGTATCAGGCCCGTCACCATATCCCGCCGGATCAGAGACGGGGAGGAGTTCGTTCAAAAACTCAATGCGGTCCGCTCCTCCTATTTCTCTGAAAAAAAAATCGTCTTTGAAAAAGCCTCCCTTACCGATCCCCTCGACAAACCGCTTTCCGAAACGGAATGCGTGAACCCGGCGGCCTGTATAAAAGACAGATACAACTCATTCACCCTGCCGTTTACTCCCGGCTCGTCGACGCTTGTTCCTTCATTGTTCAAAAATCCGGATACCGTTGTATCACTGGGACACCTTCTCTCTCGCGGAACATCTCTTCCTTTTTCCCTGCCGCGGGACAGAAAGGTACTGCTTCACTGTGTCGTGGATTATTCGGGGGGCGTGAAAGAAAAGGAAAACTGGGATGCGGTCAACGCCGCTTTACGGTTTCTCCATACACGTCTCGTCCCCCTTCTCAAAGGAACCGAATTACGTCTTTACGCATTTTCGGATGAATGCAAACCGCTTTTCTATCCGCTTTCAGGCAGGGAAATACCTCAAAAAGAACGCCGTTATGCGTCCTTCATTAAAAAAGTACTCCACCACAAGGACAGGGATATCTGTAACAAAATCATTCTTTTTACCGACGGATTACCGGACGACCGGGCGGATACCTTTCATTACATAGGTCTTTTCAAGAAAAACAGGATCGACTATACACAGCTTGTTTTTGGCGGAAAGGAACGCGGGGCCGAAAGACAGTACATCGAGGCCGCAACCGAAATAGCGGATGCGGCCTGCGGAAATCAATATATTATAGCGGATACCTCCTGCACCTCGCCTCTCACGGCGGAGTTGTATGACCGGTATCTCGGACTGCTCAACCTTCTTGAAACCCCATCTCGTGAGGAGAAATCGCGAACGGAGGCGGAACAAAAAGAATCGGGCCTGGGTACGCAAGAAAACATTCATAAGAAAAAAATCACAAAGTGGCGGCCGCCGGTTATCAAAAGGGAAAAATAA
- a CDS encoding tetratricopeptide repeat protein, which yields MKPDKVFCMLLAILPSFLFASGSGEKIASGNRALAGGDFAKALSLYEEAAVAEPESPYVYFNKGLAYYGLGDYEKARESFLESAAKTPDISLEAKAYYNLGNCDFFDAARFVETDLEKAIELYQSAITNYRLALERNETLTDATQNIEVTRLIVKDLLDKLKQQQEQQKEQRQKQEEIAKKIKELIDREQKEIEHTAALRDEKAGKGTSPSLSNSVRKVKENQQQIRKETVETSGKIEALMNQGMGQQGSPLGAAKEHVDMSVNHQQLAENQLTSMNLEGGVGSEEDARDELIKALEALTGEPQGGGEKQQEERERQEGERQKQSEEEMKAQAEKAEDILDEEEENRKKVQQQATGYQAPPKDW from the coding sequence ATGAAGCCGGATAAGGTATTTTGCATGCTGTTGGCGATACTGCCGTCTTTCCTTTTCGCGTCGGGAAGCGGAGAAAAGATCGCTTCGGGAAACAGGGCGCTCGCCGGGGGAGATTTCGCGAAGGCGCTTTCACTTTACGAGGAAGCGGCGGTCGCCGAGCCCGAGTCCCCGTATGTGTATTTCAACAAGGGGCTCGCCTATTACGGCCTCGGGGATTACGAAAAGGCCAGAGAGTCCTTTCTGGAATCGGCGGCAAAAACGCCGGATATTTCACTCGAAGCAAAGGCGTATTATAATCTGGGGAACTGCGATTTTTTCGATGCCGCCCGTTTTGTCGAAACCGATCTCGAGAAAGCGATCGAACTCTATCAAAGTGCGATCACCAATTACCGGCTCGCCCTCGAACGCAACGAAACCCTCACGGATGCAACGCAAAATATCGAGGTGACGAGGCTTATCGTGAAAGACCTGCTCGACAAACTCAAACAGCAGCAGGAACAACAGAAAGAGCAGCGCCAGAAGCAGGAGGAGATTGCAAAAAAAATCAAGGAACTGATCGATCGCGAGCAGAAAGAGATCGAACATACGGCGGCACTCAGGGACGAAAAGGCCGGAAAGGGAACTTCGCCGTCGCTTTCGAACAGCGTGAGAAAGGTAAAGGAGAATCAACAGCAAATACGGAAGGAAACGGTCGAAACCTCGGGGAAAATCGAGGCGTTGATGAATCAGGGGATGGGGCAGCAGGGTTCCCCCCTCGGGGCCGCAAAGGAACATGTGGATATGTCCGTCAATCATCAGCAGCTGGCGGAAAATCAGCTTACTTCGATGAATCTCGAGGGGGGGGTGGGGAGTGAAGAGGATGCGCGCGATGAACTCATCAAGGCCCTCGAAGCCCTCACGGGAGAACCGCAGGGGGGTGGTGAGAAACAGCAGGAAGAGCGGGAACGACAGGAAGGAGAGCGGCAAAAGCAGAGTGAGGAGGAAATGAAGGCGCAGGCTGAAAAAGCGGAGGATATTCTCGATGAAGAAGAGGAGAACAGGAAAAAAGTGCAGCAACAGGCAACCGGTTATCAGGCGCCGCCGAAGGATTGGTGA
- a CDS encoding DUF58 domain-containing protein: MISKELSRKIRYIQIYTTKAVNNVFAGEYESAFKGQGMEFEDVREYQPGDEVRSIDWNVTARMGRPFIKRFVEERELTVIFLVDLSASGSFGSVRKSKNEIAAELCALLSFAAIKNNDKVGLIVFTDVVEMFIPPKKGNTHVLRLIRELLMFRPGKVDTDIREGLNYLGRVTRKRAVVFLVSDFLETGFERQMRIMANRHDLIAVSITDPREVNMPNVGLLELEDAETGEIITIDTGDPAVRRMYERRGREREDLLKKLFHSTGVDHIDIRTDRDYLQKIMRFFLEREKRP, translated from the coding sequence ATGATATCGAAAGAACTATCGCGTAAAATAAGGTATATACAGATCTATACCACAAAGGCGGTCAATAATGTATTCGCCGGCGAGTACGAAAGTGCGTTCAAGGGACAGGGGATGGAGTTCGAGGATGTCCGTGAGTACCAGCCGGGCGACGAGGTGAGAAGCATCGACTGGAACGTGACCGCGCGAATGGGAAGACCTTTTATCAAACGGTTTGTCGAAGAGCGCGAACTCACCGTTATTTTTCTCGTCGACCTTTCCGCTTCCGGCTCGTTCGGAAGTGTCAGGAAATCGAAGAATGAAATCGCGGCCGAACTATGCGCACTCCTGTCCTTCGCGGCAATAAAAAACAATGACAAGGTCGGACTCATTGTCTTTACCGATGTGGTTGAAATGTTCATTCCGCCAAAAAAAGGAAATACCCATGTCCTTCGTCTCATACGCGAGCTTCTCATGTTCAGGCCGGGAAAGGTCGATACCGATATCCGTGAAGGACTCAATTATCTGGGCCGGGTGACGAGAAAGCGGGCGGTCGTCTTTCTGGTTTCCGACTTTCTGGAAACGGGATTTGAAAGGCAGATGCGGATCATGGCCAACCGCCACGATTTGATCGCGGTATCGATTACCGATCCCCGTGAAGTAAACATGCCGAATGTGGGGTTGCTCGAGCTGGAAGACGCTGAGACCGGTGAGATTATCACCATCGATACGGGTGATCCGGCGGTAAGAAGGATGTACGAACGCCGGGGAAGGGAACGGGAAGATCTTCTGAAAAAGCTTTTCCATTCCACGGGCGTCGATCATATCGATATACGGACGGACCGGGATTATTTGCAGAAAATCATGCGGTTTTTCCTCGAACGGGAAAAACGGCCTTAA
- a CDS encoding AAA family ATPase, which yields MALDVKKIGEKVEKESGTLTNIRKEIQGVIIGQEYLVERLLIGLLCNSHILIEGVPGLAKTLSVTTLAKTIDASFKRIQFTPDLLPADLVGTLIYHPKTGEFTTKKGPIFSNIILADEINRAPAKVQSALLEAMQERQVTIGDETHRLDDPFMVLATQNPIEQEGTYPLPEAQVDRFMLKLKVTYPSRAEELQILRRMAVSSVNIDVKPVLKPKDIIRLRGLADEIYMDEKIEEYIVDIVQATRTPSTFNLDIEDLIQYGASPRATIYLTVASKAHALVEGRSYVTPQDVKSIGMDVLRHRVIVSYEAEAEEKTPEDIIQQIFDTVEVP from the coding sequence ATGGCTTTAGATGTGAAAAAGATCGGGGAAAAGGTTGAAAAGGAAAGCGGTACACTTACGAATATCAGAAAAGAAATACAGGGAGTCATTATCGGACAGGAATATCTTGTCGAACGCCTTCTGATCGGGCTGTTGTGCAACAGCCATATCCTTATCGAGGGAGTACCCGGTCTGGCAAAAACGCTTTCCGTCACCACGCTCGCGAAAACGATCGACGCCTCATTTAAGCGTATTCAATTCACCCCCGACCTCCTGCCGGCAGACCTAGTGGGGACACTCATCTACCATCCGAAAACGGGAGAGTTTACCACCAAAAAAGGTCCTATTTTTTCGAATATCATCCTTGCCGATGAAATCAACCGGGCACCTGCCAAGGTGCAAAGCGCCCTCCTCGAGGCGATGCAGGAGCGCCAGGTAACGATCGGAGACGAAACACACAGGCTCGACGATCCCTTTATGGTCCTGGCTACCCAGAATCCGATCGAACAGGAAGGGACCTACCCGCTCCCCGAAGCCCAGGTCGACAGGTTTATGCTCAAACTCAAAGTCACGTATCCCTCGCGGGCCGAGGAACTCCAGATATTGCGCCGTATGGCGGTGAGTTCGGTGAATATCGATGTAAAGCCGGTCCTAAAGCCAAAGGATATTATCCGGCTGAGGGGACTCGCGGACGAGATCTATATGGATGAGAAGATCGAGGAATATATCGTCGATATCGTCCAGGCGACCAGGACGCCTTCGACCTTCAATCTCGATATCGAGGACCTGATCCAGTACGGGGCGTCCCCGCGTGCGACCATTTATCTTACCGTCGCCTCGAAGGCCCACGCGCTTGTCGAGGGACGCAGTTATGTCACGCCGCAGGATGTCAAATCCATCGGCATGGATGTGCTCAGACATCGGGTCATCGTGAGTTACGAGGCGGAAGCGGAGGAAAAAACGCCCGAGGATATAATACAGCAGATATTTGATACAGTCGAAGTGCCATGA
- a CDS encoding PilZ domain-containing protein: MNEKRKFDRYLLVTDVEQHKMQSKERSRGKTKNISSGGICITTEDAPLGHGELYLLRFTLPESGNFIVEVKAKVVYNRHYFSGSHNLYDNGLQFVDIKKELLEQIDEYKIGSVFEG; this comes from the coding sequence ATGAATGAAAAAAGAAAATTCGACAGGTATCTGTTGGTCACCGATGTCGAACAGCATAAAATGCAGTCGAAAGAACGTTCGCGCGGAAAGACGAAAAATATCAGCAGTGGGGGCATTTGCATAACAACGGAAGATGCGCCGTTGGGTCACGGCGAACTCTATCTCCTTCGGTTTACGCTGCCGGAATCCGGAAATTTTATAGTCGAAGTGAAGGCAAAGGTCGTCTACAACCGTCATTATTTTTCGGGGTCACACAATCTCTACGATAACGGCCTCCAGTTTGTCGATATAAAAAAGGAACTGCTTGAACAGATCGATGAATATAAAATCGGAAGTGTGTTCGAGGGATGA
- a CDS encoding VWA domain-containing protein yields the protein MLHFDAPLAFLLLLIFPFLIYMHFRGKKKTGIRFSSTQHAARVPVSLRQRLSVIPFVLRLLALLLFIIAIARPQEGKEMVRDMSRGVAIEMVLDRSSSMTLMKDIGNKTYTRLDIVKEAFEEFVGGSGNGPSGGSLAGRPQDLIGMIAFARYADTMCPLTLSHGALLRFSESVKTVVPGGPEDGTSIGDAVALAAARLKTAEASLAEQLENDESDYEIKSKVIILLTDGEDTGIGKRTPLEAAELAAEWGIKIYTIGLSGRDWYAIQEDFFGRRRVPVPSRVDTSILKKMADETGGIFRIAEDLNSLKDIYGEIDSLEKSEIESIRFLDYRELFVPFALIALILLIAEAALSATIWRRIP from the coding sequence ATGCTTCACTTCGATGCTCCGCTGGCATTCCTTCTCCTTCTTATTTTCCCTTTTCTCATCTACATGCATTTTCGAGGGAAAAAGAAAACGGGAATCCGTTTTTCTTCGACGCAACACGCCGCCCGGGTTCCCGTTTCGCTCCGGCAGCGTCTATCCGTCATACCGTTCGTTTTAAGGCTTCTTGCCCTTCTCCTGTTTATAATCGCGATCGCCCGTCCGCAGGAGGGGAAGGAGATGGTCCGGGACATGAGCAGGGGTGTGGCGATCGAGATGGTCCTCGACCGGTCGAGCAGCATGACACTCATGAAGGATATCGGGAATAAAACATATACCCGGCTCGATATCGTAAAAGAAGCTTTCGAGGAGTTTGTCGGGGGCAGCGGGAACGGTCCTTCCGGCGGGTCACTTGCCGGAAGGCCGCAGGACCTGATCGGAATGATCGCGTTCGCCCGTTATGCGGACACGATGTGCCCGCTTACCCTTTCCCACGGCGCGCTGCTCCGTTTCAGTGAAAGCGTCAAAACCGTGGTTCCAGGCGGTCCGGAAGACGGGACCTCGATCGGGGACGCGGTCGCCCTCGCCGCTGCGCGGCTCAAGACGGCGGAGGCGTCCCTTGCCGAACAACTGGAAAATGACGAGTCGGACTACGAGATTAAAAGCAAGGTGATCATTCTTCTGACCGACGGCGAGGATACGGGCATCGGGAAGCGCACCCCCCTCGAAGCGGCGGAACTCGCTGCGGAATGGGGAATTAAGATTTACACGATCGGATTGAGTGGAAGAGACTGGTATGCGATCCAGGAAGATTTTTTCGGCAGGCGGAGGGTGCCCGTTCCCTCGCGAGTCGACACCTCGATTCTGAAGAAAATGGCGGACGAAACGGGCGGGATCTTCCGCATCGCCGAAGACCTCAATTCACTCAAGGACATCTACGGGGAGATCGATTCTCTCGAAAAAAGTGAAATCGAGTCGATCCGTTTCCTCGATTACAGGGAGCTTTTCGTTCCATTCGCCCTGATCGCCTTGATATTGTTGATCGCTGAAGCGGCGCTTTCGGCCACCATATGGAGGCGAATACCATGA
- a CDS encoding VWA domain-containing protein — protein MNGIFFSNVGAFFLLWVLPLIVFFHMYAGYQRKKSLMRFADEQMLARINVSVQPGRRKVKLVLLLAAFSFVVVAMARPGWNPQPRKIQRMGRDVVFVIDVSKSMLAEDLAPNRLERAKLAVIDCVERLEGDRVALVAFAGTAAVKCPLTLDYGFFRNMVEDISVYSIARGGTNIGDAIRAVIDNVFDDREKRYKDIILITDGEDHDSYPEDAAKAAGEKGIRLLAFGLGDENTGRRIPVTDENGNRTFLRYTDKNGEEVEVWSKLDADMLRKMVNATPGGKYLNVATGTFDLGEIYLNLVASAEKKELESSTITLYEERFQFFLLLGVVLLCVEELVAIRRGRKKDEAG, from the coding sequence ATGAACGGGATATTTTTCAGCAATGTCGGGGCATTCTTTCTCTTGTGGGTTCTCCCCCTCATCGTCTTTTTCCATATGTATGCCGGGTATCAACGGAAAAAAAGTCTCATGAGGTTCGCCGACGAACAGATGCTCGCTCGCATCAATGTCAGCGTGCAGCCCGGAAGGCGAAAGGTGAAACTCGTCCTCCTGCTTGCCGCGTTCTCGTTCGTCGTCGTGGCAATGGCACGGCCGGGATGGAATCCCCAGCCGCGAAAGATACAGCGAATGGGGAGGGACGTCGTTTTTGTGATCGATGTCTCGAAGAGCATGCTCGCCGAAGATTTGGCGCCGAACAGACTCGAGCGGGCGAAACTCGCCGTTATCGATTGCGTCGAACGCCTCGAGGGCGACCGGGTGGCGCTCGTCGCCTTTGCCGGAACCGCCGCCGTCAAGTGTCCCCTCACCCTCGATTACGGATTTTTCCGGAACATGGTGGAGGATATATCTGTCTACAGCATCGCGCGGGGGGGGACCAATATCGGGGACGCGATCCGCGCGGTGATCGATAACGTGTTCGACGACAGGGAAAAGCGTTACAAGGACATCATCCTCATCACCGACGGAGAAGACCACGACAGTTACCCGGAAGATGCGGCAAAGGCTGCCGGCGAAAAGGGCATCCGCCTTCTCGCGTTCGGCCTGGGCGACGAGAACACGGGCCGCCGTATTCCGGTTACGGATGAAAACGGTAACAGGACGTTTCTGCGTTATACGGACAAAAACGGGGAGGAAGTGGAGGTCTGGTCCAAACTCGACGCCGATATGCTGAGGAAGATGGTGAACGCGACGCCGGGAGGGAAGTACCTGAATGTCGCGACGGGCACCTTCGACCTGGGAGAGATCTATCTGAACCTCGTCGCGAGCGCGGAAAAAAAGGAACTCGAATCTTCCACCATCACCCTCTATGAAGAACGCTTTCAGTTTTTCCTGCTGTTGGGTGTCGTCCTGCTGTGCGTCGAGGAACTCGTCGCCATACGAAGGGGGAGAAAAAAAGATGAAGCCGGATAA